The genomic DNA TAAAATAAAGCTGTCCTTGCTGATCTGGCGTTAACCACATATCGAGCCACCATGCCGACACACGGTCAAATACTGTGACCGTGTCAGTTTCTGCCGCAATTTCCTCTGCCGTTGGTGCCGCTTTCGTGTGAACACTTTGTGCTGACACAGGCGCTGAAAATGTCACGGGAAGAAGCACTGCTGCAATCAAGCACCATTGAACCAGCCACCCTTTACGAAACCACAACAGCAAAATAAAGGTGATAGGAAACAACACGTAATAGCCCATGTCTTTCCACGGCATTGCAGATTCATTATTGAGCTGCATGTGGCGCTCAACATAACGATTCAAGGTTTGCACATCACTGGCATCAATCGAAACCTCGACCAATTTTCCCTCAGTACTGTCTGCCAATTGGTTTAAAGATTTCAAATCAAAAGGCTGATGACTCACCACATCCGAGTTCCCCATCGCCAGCACTAATAACTGATGAGGGCTATTAGCAAAATAAGCACTAAAAGCGTCAATCGTGGTGGGGTTTGCACCGTCGGTAATTAATAAAACCGAGCCCGCTAATTCGTTACCCAACAAGCTAGAGATAAGCGGTAAGGCTTGCTCGGCAGATTTACCAGACTCCGGCATAATGCTCGGATCTATTGCCGCTAAAAATGGCGAAAACACATCGCTATCCTGGGTAGGTGGCATCGCCGTATGGGCAGAACCGCTATACACCACTAACCCTGTTTTACCGCCTTGCCTTAGCGCCAACAGGTCACGGACCTTTTGCTTAGCGCGCTCTAGACGGCTTGGCGCTACATCTTTTTCTAACATGGACTCGCTGGCATCCATCACCACCAGCATGGTCGCTTTGTCTTCACCAAAAGGGGACGCTTCACGCTGCCAACTCGGGCCTGCGCACACTAAAATTGCCAGCACCATCAACAGAGTCAGCACTTTAAGCGGAAGTTGTTTTTTCCAACCTTTCTCACCAATCGTCAGCGCATCACGTAAATGCTTTGGCAACACCTGCTGCCATGTTGATGCATCATCAAGCTGCCAGCGCCAATAAATAGTGACCGCCAAGGGAATAAACGCGAGTAACCACCAAGGGCGAATAAAGTGAAAAGCGGTCAGCAATTGCTGCCAAAACAAAGAATCAGTCATGCTGTTCGCCTCCTGGTATGTCTGCGAATCGCTTACGGCGCTTAACCACAACAACACGTTTTAATGTCAGGATGGAGAAAGTCAGTAAATAGATCACCACAACCGCACTGATCAAGTAATGGTGAATCGTCTGTTTAGGCCGATAGGTTGTGGCTTCATAAAGTGCAGGCTCCAACTCACCAATCGTGGCATAGGCTTGTTCCAGCTCAGACTGATTCAAGGCTTGAAAAGATTGGCCACCAGACAAGGCAGCAACACGTTTAATTGTATTCATATCTAACGCCTGCTCACCAACGGTTGCGGGATCTCCCATGGCGACCATGTGAATGCGTACACCTTTCGCCCCTGCCACTTTGGCCGCTTCTATAGGCTCAACAAAGCTGCCTGTGTCGTTGCCATCTGTCAGCACAATCGCCACTTTTTCTCTCGCAGGTTGGCTAGGGTCTTGGTCTTGGTCTTGGTCTTGGTCTTGGTCTTGGTCTTGGTCTTGGTCTTGGATATATGTTTGGTCAAAGACTTTAATCGCCAAACCAATCGCATCTCCCAAGTGCGTACTTTGCCCTGCCATCGCAACATCTGTTTGCTGTAACAGATCCAGCCAAGCTTGCTGATCGGCAGTAAACGGGGTTTGTAAAAACGCAGCGTCACCAAACAAAATTAAACCAAGACGATCCCCTTGACGCGTGTTAGCAAAATCCGTCAACACTTGCTTAGCTGCAGCCAAACGAGAGATACGTTGTCCCGCTTGAATCCCCTTTTCGGGGTTATCTTGAGTCGCAACAAAGTCGGTCTCTGCCATCGAGCCAGATAAATCCACCACCACCATGACATCACGACCAAACTGCTCACGCACCTGAGGCTTACCTAAAATCATTGGCTTAGCCAATGCAGTGATGACCAATAACCAAGATATGATTAAGATCACTCGTTGCCACCAGCTCGGCGTTAATTGGCTTGCACCTTGGTTGGGTGTTTCTCCCAACACCGCCATTAAGGTGTCAAAAAATGGAATTTTTATTGCCGTTTTCTTGGTGCGATAAGCGGGAATAAACCAATACACCAACAGAGGAAGTGGCAATAACAAGAAGCTGTAGGGGTGAACGAATTCAATCGATGCCCCTAGCCATGCGCTAAATATTGTCATCATTGCGCCCCTTTATTGCTTGCGCTAATTGACTCTGGCTTACGATGAAACAGCAACCACGTACGGGTATGCTCAATCAAAGTCGCTAATTCGGGTTCGGTCAGAGTTTGCTGACTCGACAAACTTGCCGCTAACCACTTTTTGCCAAGCTCCCCCCGATACTGAAAATCAGACTGAAAATCAGCATGATGTTCAGGCTTAATCTCAGTATCACCCTGTGCTCTTTTAAGCGTTGCCGATGGCAATAAACTATCGAGTTTTTGTAACAAAGCTTCACCAAATAACGCGGCATTTTTAGGGTCGAGATAAACCAACACTACTTTGATAATGGTTAGCAAAGACATGGCACTTTCGCGGGGCAAGCCAAGATCGAGTGTTGCCAATGCTTGCAAAGCTTCGCGGCGATAGCGGTTTTGCCACCACACATTGATGCGACGATAGCCCCAGACTAAACTAGCCATCAAGATCACGAGGGCCAGTATCTGCCAACCTATGGTTTGTGGCCACCACGCCACAGATTTCGGAACAGCAACATCAACAATATCGCGTAAAATATAGGTACTAGGTGGGGTGTGAATACTCATTAGCGCCCTCCCACCGCACGCTTAAATTGCTCGAGATGTTGTCCTTGAGTATCAAGTTCGATCATAGGAAGGCGTTGAACCGCCATAAGCTGTAAAAGCTGTTGTTTCTTTAATTGATGGTGTTGCTCTAACCCTTGGCGTGCTTTCTCCATTTGCTGACGATTAGCAAGATTAAATTGATAATCACCGTCCCCCACCACCCAAGGCGTAAATGAGCTGGGATCTGAAGCCTTATCTGCAGAATGCATCGCTGTAGAATGCATAGCCACGAAAGCACTTTCTAAAGGATCAGCAATGAGTACACCTAATACATCGTTGTGTTTTTGCAGATGCTTCAAATGAAGAATATCGTCACTGGTGACACCAGACCAATCACTCAAAAATATAATGGTGTTATTGCGGCATTTTAATCGCCCGAGTAATCGCACCAAAGCTGTCATACCAACATCGGGGCTATCTTGGCGGCTGACATCCAAGGCTTGATTAGCTTGAGCTAATTGATTGAGATTAGACAACACGTTAGCTTGCGAACGCTTAGGCATGCTGTATTCGATGTTATCGTGACGACTGATCACAAAACCGACCCGATCGCTGTCTTTCAGCACTCGCCACGCAGTTAAGGCAGCGATTTCAGCCGCGACCACAGACTTCATCATATTGACCGATGAAAAAAACATACTGCTGCGCTGATCAACACAAAGGATCACGCTACGATCTTTCTCTTCGGTGTAGCTTCGTACATGAGGCTTACCCGTTCGCATCGTGACCTTCCAATCAAGGTTACGAATATCATCACCTTGTTGGTAATGACGTAGCTCTTCAAAGTTCAGCCCTCGTCCACGAAACGATGAATGGTGCCGACCCGATAACGCGCTACCCGCTTTACGCTGAGGAAGGAAACTAAACCCATCAACCTGCGCTTGAAGTCTCACTAAGCGTGAGTAATCACAGTAAATTCGCTCATCGAGTTGCTTTGCAGAATGATTTGAAGCGTACTTTGATGAATGATCTGAAGAGTGCTTTGAAGTATCCCCGCTTTTACTCGTAACCTTTTTACTTCCAAATCTTGAACTATCCGCCTTTTGACTGCCGACCTTTCTTTTAAACATAGTGCCGCCTTAGCCAATTACGACATGATCAAGAAGCTCATTCACCACATCTTGGCGCGTAATGCCATCGGCTAACGCGTCATAGCTCAGCGTAAATCTGTGCCCGAGCACATTGGCAGCAACCGCGCGGATATCATCAGGCTCGACGTATGTTTTTCCTTGTAACCATGCATTGGCACGCGCACATTTATCTAATGCAATAGAAGCACGAGGACTCGCGCCGACATCAATCCAACGAGCAAGGCGAGAATCAGGGTAACGCTCGGGTTTTCGTGTCGCCATCACAAGGCCCACGATATAACGCTCAATGAGATCAGACACTTCAACTGTTGGCAAAGCTTGGCGTGCCGCTAAGATATTGGCAGGATCGATATTACGTACTTGGGTCTGGGTATCAGCGAGACTATCGCCACCGTTTACAGCGCTATTCAAAGTACCATTCAAAGCGCTATTCGAAGTGCTATCGGGATTCACTACCTCTTCACTGCGCACTAAACGAATAATCTCGGCTTCTGCATCATCGTCAGGGTAATCAACGGTGACCTTCATGATGAAGCGATCCATCTGCGCTTCTGGCAGTGGATATGTCCCTTCTTGTTCAATTGGGTTTTGGGTCGCCAATACCATGAAAAGCTCGGGTAATTGATGGGTTTTATCCCCGACAGTAATGGTGTTTTCCGCCATCGCTTCAAGCAAGGCCGCTTGCACTTTGGCTGGCGCACGGTTAATTTCATCAGCAAGCACTATGCTGTTAAAAATAGGACCTGGCTGGAAATGTAACTGTGGTTTCCCATCAAGATCTTGATACACCTCAGTGCCAGTGACATCCGAAGGAAGGAGATCTGGGGTAAATTGGATCCGACCAAAATCCGTATTCAAGGCGTTTGCTAAGGATTTCACCGAACGCGTTTTCGCTGTTCCCGGTAGACCTTCCAGCAACACGTGCCCATTGGTGAGTAGCCCTATCACCAAAGCCTGAACCACATGGCTTTGCCCTATGACGCTTTTTTCAGTTTGTTGAATTAATTGATTAATAGCTTGCTGTGCGTGGTTCATAACGTGCCCTCGAATGCTCAGTTCTTCACTGTGTACAACCTACCCTCAAATCCCATAACTATTGGTTATAAAACTCATACTGACTACGCGACAATTCGATCACTTTACGCGTATGTAACGCTGTAATTGTTGAATTGCTTCAGGCGGTGCAACACCCTCTAACTGGCTGGAACACTGCTCAAACGCTTGTGCTATTTCAGCTTGAGCGATATCACTTTGAACTATTTCACCTTGCGCATAGTTACGTGCCAAGACTTCGCACTCAGCATATAAATGTTGCGGATTGCCTCCGACTTGATACGCCATGTGGAGTGCTTTACTCGCAGCCAGCACATCAACTTTCTCTAATGCCAACCCGTATACGTACCAATATTGCGGGTTACGTTCGGCGGTTTCTGCGGCCTGCTTAAGGTACTGTGTCGCCTGTTGATGCTTGCTGGCACGTAACAAAGCTAAACCCGCACTGTATGGCAAGGCGCTGGATTTTGGCTGTGCTTTCATTCCTGCCAACAAAGTCGTCAATGCTTTATCTTCATCACCTTGAGTACGGTAGAGATCGGCGAGGTTGGCATAGCTATTTTCAAAATACGGCTCAATCTTAATTGCCTGTCGATACGATTGAATGGCTTTATCTGTTTGCCCTAAGTCACGATAAACATTCGCCAAATTAGTACGACCAAATCCTCGATCAGCATTAAAACTTTGAATCGCCATATAGTCATCTAACGGTGGTTGCAGCTGTTCACGTTGCGCCGAGTTCATTTGTTGATAGCTCCCCACCAAAGCCGCAGCGGTTTCAGCACGAATAGATAACACGGGATCATCCAACAAAGGTTCAAGGATTTGCCAGCGATCACCAAACGCATACCCGGCTGATCCAGCAATGGCCCCTAACCTGATCAAGTCGCTATCATGC from Photobacterium sanguinicancri includes the following:
- a CDS encoding vWA domain-containing protein, encoding MTDSLFWQQLLTAFHFIRPWWLLAFIPLAVTIYWRWQLDDASTWQQVLPKHLRDALTIGEKGWKKQLPLKVLTLLMVLAILVCAGPSWQREASPFGEDKATMLVVMDASESMLEKDVAPSRLERAKQKVRDLLALRQGGKTGLVVYSGSAHTAMPPTQDSDVFSPFLAAIDPSIMPESGKSAEQALPLISSLLGNELAGSVLLITDGANPTTIDAFSAYFANSPHQLLVLAMGNSDVVSHQPFDLKSLNQLADSTEGKLVEVSIDASDVQTLNRYVERHMQLNNESAMPWKDMGYYVLFPITFILLLWFRKGWLVQWCLIAAVLLPVTFSAPVSAQSVHTKAAPTAEEIAAETDTVTVFDRVSAWWLDMWLTPDQQGQLYFNQQEYVKAAQHFTDPLRKGVAYYYGAEYQLAHSAFLQVGKQSPAVVSQEVGKTGSEALDNTRSAQRELGLFNAANALARQREYLAARDMFLQLAQHAQTEPIRQQADHNYQVIKGIVEEINRTSESQSGTTDGPEESFELGDNPQTAEGAEEQVSSEMMVRETLNANEILGSDELADKWLRRVEADPKYFLRAKFQLQRIEQTAAQGKLGSTTSQGGSDEPNE
- a CDS encoding vWA domain-containing protein — protein: MMTIFSAWLGASIEFVHPYSFLLLPLPLLVYWFIPAYRTKKTAIKIPFFDTLMAVLGETPNQGASQLTPSWWQRVILIISWLLVITALAKPMILGKPQVREQFGRDVMVVVDLSGSMAETDFVATQDNPEKGIQAGQRISRLAAAKQVLTDFANTRQGDRLGLILFGDAAFLQTPFTADQQAWLDLLQQTDVAMAGQSTHLGDAIGLAIKVFDQTYIQDQDQDQDQDQDQDQDQDPSQPAREKVAIVLTDGNDTGSFVEPIEAAKVAGAKGVRIHMVAMGDPATVGEQALDMNTIKRVAALSGGQSFQALNQSELEQAYATIGELEPALYEATTYRPKQTIHHYLISAVVVIYLLTFSILTLKRVVVVKRRKRFADIPGGEQHD
- a CDS encoding DUF4381 domain-containing protein, with product MSIHTPPSTYILRDIVDVAVPKSVAWWPQTIGWQILALVILMASLVWGYRRINVWWQNRYRREALQALATLDLGLPRESAMSLLTIIKVVLVYLDPKNAALFGEALLQKLDSLLPSATLKRAQGDTEIKPEHHADFQSDFQYRGELGKKWLAASLSSQQTLTEPELATLIEHTRTWLLFHRKPESISASNKGAQ
- a CDS encoding DUF58 domain-containing protein codes for the protein MFKRKVGSQKADSSRFGSKKVTSKSGDTSKHSSDHSSKYASNHSAKQLDERIYCDYSRLVRLQAQVDGFSFLPQRKAGSALSGRHHSSFRGRGLNFEELRHYQQGDDIRNLDWKVTMRTGKPHVRSYTEEKDRSVILCVDQRSSMFFSSVNMMKSVVAAEIAALTAWRVLKDSDRVGFVISRHDNIEYSMPKRSQANVLSNLNQLAQANQALDVSRQDSPDVGMTALVRLLGRLKCRNNTIIFLSDWSGVTSDDILHLKHLQKHNDVLGVLIADPLESAFVAMHSTAMHSADKASDPSSFTPWVVGDGDYQFNLANRQQMEKARQGLEQHHQLKKQQLLQLMAVQRLPMIELDTQGQHLEQFKRAVGGR